A genomic window from Streptomyces sp. WMMC940 includes:
- a CDS encoding ABC transporter ATP-binding protein — MNSDGHVIEAAGLRRGYHGGFEAVSGITFSVGRGELFALLGTNGAGKTSTVELLEGLALPSAGTVRVLGRDPYRERAAVRPRIGVMLQEGGFPSDLTAAETVRMWAGCTSGARPAGEALDLVGLGRRSGVRVKQLSGGERRRLDLALALLGRPEVLFLDEPTTGLDAEGRRDTWQLVRELRDAGTTVVLTTHYLEEAESLADRLAIMHAGRIVATGTPDEVTASRPSRIRFLLPGEVPASRLPLTLRAAADGQRVEIRTRELQRSLGELLRWADEAGVRLDRLDARSASLEEAFLEIARPGTDTELAGAL; from the coding sequence ATGAACAGCGATGGGCACGTGATCGAGGCAGCCGGACTGCGCCGCGGTTACCACGGCGGGTTCGAGGCTGTGAGCGGAATCACCTTCTCAGTGGGGCGCGGTGAACTCTTCGCGCTGCTCGGGACGAACGGCGCCGGCAAGACCTCCACCGTCGAACTGCTGGAGGGACTCGCCCTCCCGAGCGCCGGCACCGTGCGCGTCCTCGGCCGCGATCCGTACCGCGAACGGGCCGCCGTACGGCCCCGGATCGGGGTCATGCTCCAGGAGGGTGGATTCCCCTCCGACCTGACGGCCGCCGAGACGGTGCGGATGTGGGCCGGCTGCACCAGCGGCGCCCGCCCCGCGGGGGAGGCGCTGGATCTCGTGGGTCTCGGGCGGCGGTCCGGCGTCCGGGTCAAGCAGCTGTCCGGCGGCGAACGGCGCAGGCTCGACCTCGCGCTGGCCCTGCTCGGCCGGCCCGAGGTCCTCTTCCTCGACGAGCCGACGACCGGCCTCGACGCCGAAGGGCGCCGCGACACCTGGCAGTTGGTACGGGAACTGCGGGACGCCGGCACGACCGTGGTGCTGACCACGCACTACCTGGAGGAGGCGGAAAGCCTGGCCGACCGGCTGGCGATCATGCACGCCGGGCGGATCGTCGCCACCGGCACCCCGGACGAGGTGACCGCCTCGCGGCCGTCGCGCATCCGCTTCCTCCTGCCGGGGGAGGTACCCGCCTCCCGGCTGCCGCTCACACTGCGGGCCGCCGCGGACGGACAGCGCGTCGAGATCCGCACCCGTGAACTGCAGCGCTCGCTCGGCGAACTGCTGCGCTGGGCGGACGAGGCCGGCGTACGGCTCGACCGCCTCGACGCCCGCTCCGCCTCGCTCGAGGAGGCGTTCCTGGAGATCGCCCGGCCGGGCACGGACACGGAACTGGCAGGTGCCCTGTGA
- a CDS encoding histone-like nucleoid-structuring protein Lsr2: MAQRVVVTLFDDIDGGTAAETVSFGLDGKSYEIDLNPANAKKLRTALAPYMAAGRKAARHAGRPRKEYRRTDLAPDPAAVRAWAQSNKMDVPARGRIPKRVYEAFREAS, from the coding sequence GTGGCGCAGCGCGTAGTGGTGACGCTCTTCGACGACATCGACGGCGGAACGGCGGCGGAAACGGTTTCGTTCGGGCTGGACGGGAAGTCGTACGAGATCGACCTCAATCCCGCCAATGCAAAGAAACTGCGCACCGCCCTCGCGCCCTACATGGCAGCGGGACGCAAGGCGGCCCGGCACGCCGGCCGGCCGCGCAAGGAGTACCGGCGTACCGACCTCGCCCCGGACCCGGCCGCCGTCCGGGCCTGGGCGCAGTCCAACAAGATGGACGTGCCGGCGCGCGGCCGGATCCCCAAGCGCGTCTACGAGGCCTTCCGGGAGGCGAGCTGA
- the purS gene encoding phosphoribosylformylglycinamidine synthase subunit PurS produces MARVVVDVMLKPEILDPQGQAVQRALPRLGFEGIADVRQGKRFELEVDGPVDEAALARIHEMAETFLANTVIEDFVVKVES; encoded by the coding sequence GTGGCACGCGTCGTAGTCGACGTCATGCTCAAGCCGGAGATCCTCGACCCGCAGGGCCAGGCGGTGCAGCGCGCACTGCCCCGCCTGGGCTTCGAGGGGATCGCGGACGTACGTCAGGGAAAGCGCTTCGAACTCGAGGTCGACGGGCCGGTCGACGAGGCCGCCCTCGCCCGTATCCACGAGATGGCGGAAACGTTCCTCGCGAACACCGTCATCGAGGACTTCGTCGTCAAGGTGGAGTCGTGA
- the purQ gene encoding phosphoribosylformylglycinamidine synthase subunit PurQ, producing MTARIGVVTFPGTLDDQDALRAVRLAGAEPVSLWHRDKDLKQVDAVVLAGGFSYGDYLRAGAISRFSPVMETIIDRAKSGMPVLGICNGFQILTEAHLLPGAMLRNNHLHFICRDQKLRVDNAETAWTADYEQGQEISVPLKNMDGRYVADERVLDELEAEGRVAFRYLDLNPNGSLRDIAGITNAAGNVVGLMPHPEHAVEPLVGTGGTDGLGFFTSIIKRLVAA from the coding sequence GTGACGGCTCGTATCGGTGTCGTCACGTTTCCTGGGACGCTCGACGACCAGGACGCACTGCGCGCCGTCCGTCTCGCGGGCGCCGAGCCCGTTTCGCTGTGGCACCGCGACAAGGACCTCAAGCAGGTCGACGCGGTCGTCCTCGCGGGAGGCTTCTCCTACGGCGACTATCTCCGGGCGGGCGCCATCTCCCGCTTCTCGCCGGTGATGGAAACGATCATCGACCGGGCGAAGTCCGGGATGCCGGTCCTCGGGATCTGCAACGGCTTCCAGATCCTCACCGAGGCCCATCTGCTGCCGGGCGCGATGCTCCGCAACAACCATCTGCACTTCATCTGCCGCGACCAGAAGCTGCGGGTGGACAACGCGGAGACGGCCTGGACCGCCGACTACGAGCAGGGTCAGGAGATCTCCGTTCCGCTGAAGAACATGGACGGTCGCTACGTCGCCGACGAGCGCGTCCTCGACGAGCTCGAGGCCGAGGGCCGGGTCGCCTTCCGCTACCTGGACCTGAACCCGAACGGCTCGCTGCGCGACATCGCCGGAATCACCAACGCCGCGGGCAATGTCGTCGGGCTGATGCCCCACCCCGAGCACGCCGTGGAGCCCCTCGTCGGCACAGGCGGCACGGACGGCCTCGGGTTCTTCACCTCGATCATCAAGAGGCTGGTCGCCGCATGA
- the purL gene encoding phosphoribosylformylglycinamidine synthase subunit PurL, which produces MTLDTVKHATETPETEQPWKDLGLKEDEYARIREILGRRPTGAELAMYSVMWSEHCSYKSSKVHLKQFGEKAPENDALLVGIGENAGVVDVGQGYAVTFKVESHNHPSYIEPYQGAATGVGGIVRDILAMGARPVAVMDPLRFGAADHPDTKRVLPGVVAGIGGYGNCLGLPNIGGEVVFDSCYQGNPLVNALCVGVMKHEDIHLAKASGAGNKVILYGARTGGDGIGGVSVLASETFDDTKPAKRPAVQVGDPFQEKLLIECTLEVFQEKLVAGIQDLGGAGLSCATSELASAGSGGMRVELDTVPLRDATLSPEEILMSESQERMCAIVEPRHVDRFMEICEKWDVIATVIGEVTEGERLEIFWHGEQIVDVPPGTVAHEGPTYHRPYARPEWQDALQADDAGRLPRPASSEELREQVLKLVASPNQAAKSWITDQYDRFVQGNTVLAQPEDAGMVRIDPDTNLGVAVATDGNGRYAKLDPYTGAQLALAEAYRNVAASGAKPLAVSDCLNFGSPEDPAVMWQFAEATRGLADGCQRLGTPVTGGNVSLYNQTGETAIHPTPVVAVLGVIDDVTRRTPIAFAEEGLLLYLLGDTREEFGGSAWSQVVHDHLGGLPPKVDLDRERLLAEILIAGSRDGMIDAAHDLSDGGLIQAVTESCLRGGRGVRLVVPDGLDAFTFLFSESAGRAVVAVPRSEELRFTDMCGARGLPAHRVGVVDGDAVEVQGEFTVPLSELRAAHEVTVPALFA; this is translated from the coding sequence GTGACCCTCGACACCGTCAAGCACGCCACCGAGACGCCCGAGACCGAGCAGCCCTGGAAGGACCTCGGCCTCAAGGAGGACGAGTACGCGCGCATCCGCGAGATCCTCGGCCGCCGCCCGACCGGCGCCGAGCTCGCCATGTACTCCGTCATGTGGTCCGAGCACTGCTCGTACAAGAGCAGCAAGGTCCATCTGAAGCAGTTCGGCGAGAAGGCCCCCGAGAACGACGCGCTGCTCGTCGGCATCGGCGAGAACGCGGGCGTCGTCGACGTCGGCCAGGGCTACGCGGTCACCTTCAAGGTCGAGTCGCACAACCACCCCAGCTACATCGAGCCCTACCAGGGCGCGGCCACCGGTGTCGGCGGCATCGTCCGGGACATCCTCGCGATGGGCGCCCGGCCGGTGGCGGTCATGGACCCGCTGCGCTTCGGCGCCGCGGACCACCCCGACACCAAGCGCGTGCTGCCCGGTGTCGTGGCGGGCATCGGCGGCTACGGCAACTGCCTGGGCCTGCCCAACATCGGAGGCGAGGTCGTCTTCGACTCCTGCTATCAGGGCAACCCGCTGGTCAACGCGCTGTGCGTGGGCGTCATGAAGCACGAGGACATCCACCTGGCCAAGGCGTCCGGCGCGGGCAACAAGGTCATCCTGTACGGCGCCCGTACCGGCGGTGACGGCATCGGCGGCGTCTCCGTGCTCGCCTCCGAGACCTTCGACGACACGAAGCCCGCCAAGCGGCCCGCGGTCCAGGTCGGCGACCCGTTCCAGGAGAAGCTCCTCATCGAGTGCACCCTGGAGGTCTTCCAGGAGAAGCTGGTCGCCGGCATCCAGGACCTCGGTGGCGCCGGTCTCTCCTGTGCCACCTCCGAACTGGCCTCCGCGGGCTCCGGCGGTATGCGCGTCGAGCTCGACACCGTGCCGCTGCGCGACGCGACCCTCTCGCCCGAGGAGATCCTCATGAGCGAGTCGCAGGAGCGCATGTGCGCGATCGTCGAGCCGCGGCACGTCGACCGCTTCATGGAGATCTGCGAGAAGTGGGACGTCATCGCCACCGTGATCGGTGAGGTGACGGAGGGCGAGCGGCTGGAGATCTTCTGGCACGGCGAGCAGATCGTCGACGTGCCGCCGGGCACCGTCGCCCACGAGGGCCCGACGTACCACCGCCCGTACGCCCGTCCCGAGTGGCAGGACGCGCTCCAGGCGGACGACGCGGGCAGGCTGCCCCGTCCGGCCTCGTCCGAGGAACTGCGCGAGCAGGTCCTGAAGCTGGTCGCGTCGCCGAACCAGGCCGCCAAGTCCTGGATCACGGACCAGTACGACCGCTTCGTGCAGGGCAACACCGTGCTCGCCCAGCCCGAGGACGCCGGCATGGTCCGCATCGACCCGGACACCAACCTCGGTGTGGCGGTCGCGACGGACGGCAACGGCCGTTACGCGAAGCTCGACCCGTACACGGGCGCGCAGCTCGCCCTGGCCGAGGCGTACCGCAACGTCGCCGCGTCGGGTGCCAAGCCGCTCGCCGTCTCCGACTGCCTGAACTTCGGTTCGCCCGAGGACCCGGCCGTCATGTGGCAGTTCGCCGAGGCCACCCGTGGTCTTGCGGACGGCTGCCAGCGGCTCGGCACCCCCGTGACCGGCGGCAACGTCTCGCTCTACAACCAGACGGGCGAGACGGCGATCCACCCGACACCGGTCGTGGCCGTGCTCGGTGTGATCGACGACGTGACGCGCCGTACGCCGATCGCGTTCGCCGAGGAGGGCCTGCTGCTCTACCTGCTGGGCGACACGCGCGAGGAGTTCGGCGGGTCGGCCTGGTCCCAGGTGGTCCACGACCACCTCGGCGGTCTGCCGCCGAAGGTCGACCTGGACCGGGAGAGGCTGCTCGCGGAGATCCTGATCGCGGGCTCCCGCGACGGGATGATCGACGCGGCGCACGACCTGAGCGACGGCGGTCTGATCCAGGCGGTCACCGAGTCCTGCCTGCGCGGCGGGCGGGGCGTCCGGCTGGTCGTGCCGGACGGTCTCGACGCCTTCACGTTCCTCTTCTCCGAGTCCGCGGGCCGGGCCGTCGTCGCGGTGCCCCGCAGCGAGGAGCTCCGTTTCACCGACATGTGCGGTGCGCGGGGGCTCCCGGCCCACCGCGTCGGCGTGGTCGACGGGGACGCGGTGGAGGTGCAGGGCGAGTTCACCGTCCCGCTGAGCGAGCTGCGCGCCGCGCACGAGGTGACGGTGCCGGCGCTGTTCGCCTGA
- a CDS encoding nuclear transport factor 2 family protein produces the protein MSEHPHTALVRRGYEAFGRGDMETLRSLLTADCVHHVPGGSRISGHYKGQDNILDLYRELGELTGGTLRVELRGAFPDGRGHVMAVHTYYADRGDRGIEMPGGLWFTIVGGKISDIDECVQDIDEADAFWGAAG, from the coding sequence ATGTCCGAGCACCCGCACACCGCCCTGGTCCGCCGGGGCTACGAGGCGTTCGGCAGGGGTGACATGGAGACCCTCCGCTCCCTGCTGACGGCGGACTGCGTGCACCACGTGCCCGGCGGCAGCCGGATCTCGGGGCACTACAAGGGCCAGGACAACATCCTTGATCTGTACCGGGAGCTCGGTGAGCTCACTGGCGGCACCCTGCGGGTCGAGCTCAGGGGCGCCTTCCCCGACGGCCGCGGGCATGTGATGGCCGTCCACACGTACTACGCCGACCGTGGCGACCGCGGGATCGAGATGCCCGGCGGACTCTGGTTCACGATCGTCGGCGGCAAGATCTCCGACATCGACGAGTGCGTTCAGGACATCGACGAGGCGGACGCTTTCTGGGGCGCCGCAGGCTGA
- a CDS encoding maleylpyruvate isomerase family mycothiol-dependent enzyme produces MPPARKRARRYDPVRLRTAVLAQFGHVREAVGGLTTEQLALPTRLGDWTVRELAAHIAQTFGAVAGALDLPEPARADVTLLDRPLPTAEWAGAVGGGTGTAVAASEDLPALYARTAGEVESALAGVSGERLVQTGAGAVRLADHLVTRAVELVVHTDDLADATGLDLPYDRQALAACVRLLADALAAKAPGGSVELRIPPYAVVQCVEGPRHTRGTPPNVVETDPLTWVRLATGREDWAAAREAARVSASGERSDLSALLPVTA; encoded by the coding sequence ATGCCACCGGCCAGGAAGCGCGCCCGCAGATACGACCCCGTCAGGCTCCGCACCGCCGTCCTCGCGCAGTTCGGACATGTCCGGGAAGCCGTGGGGGGTCTGACGACCGAGCAGCTGGCACTGCCGACCCGGCTCGGGGACTGGACCGTCCGCGAACTGGCGGCGCACATCGCGCAGACGTTCGGCGCCGTCGCCGGGGCCCTCGACCTCCCGGAGCCGGCGAGGGCCGATGTGACGCTCCTGGACCGGCCCCTCCCGACCGCCGAGTGGGCCGGCGCCGTCGGCGGGGGCACGGGCACGGCGGTGGCAGCCTCCGAGGACCTCCCGGCCCTGTACGCGCGGACTGCGGGGGAGGTCGAATCCGCGCTGGCGGGCGTGTCCGGCGAGCGGCTCGTCCAGACCGGGGCCGGTGCCGTGCGGCTCGCCGACCACCTCGTCACCCGTGCCGTGGAACTGGTCGTCCACACCGACGACCTGGCGGACGCCACCGGCCTGGACCTCCCGTACGACCGCCAGGCGCTCGCCGCCTGTGTGCGGCTGCTCGCCGACGCGCTCGCCGCGAAGGCCCCCGGCGGCTCGGTGGAGCTGAGGATTCCGCCGTACGCCGTGGTGCAGTGCGTCGAGGGGCCCCGGCACACCCGCGGCACACCCCCGAACGTCGTCGAGACCGACCCGCTGACCTGGGTCCGGCTCGCCACGGGACGCGAGGACTGGGCGGCGGCGCGGGAGGCGGCGAGGGTGAGCGCGAGCGGCGAGCGTTCCGACCTGTCGGCGCTGCTTCCCGTGACGGCCTGA
- a CDS encoding META domain-containing protein — protein sequence MRTQLIVPTVAALTAAITLTACGSQKGPGQGAGDDAGGSVRPAAPVTGVHWTVQHVTVDGKRSEAPTGAHVEFTTGEAGKDGAKGRAEGNYGCNHFGADVTIEGDTITVGRGQMTEMGCPQGVAGFEEALRTAFSGELKAKVSGRNLTLAAAGGDSIALSAQPAAPLAGTKWTVTSLLKEETTASLPPGTEGRAHFVIGKDGSLSGNLGCNDFRAEAKTSGSTLTVGRLSSTRKMCAGTAGMLEKAVTEALTGKVSYELDHRSLTLTSADTGRGVAATAG from the coding sequence ATGCGTACTCAACTGATCGTTCCCACGGTGGCCGCGCTGACGGCCGCGATCACGCTGACGGCCTGCGGCTCCCAGAAGGGCCCGGGCCAGGGTGCGGGGGACGACGCGGGCGGCTCCGTGCGGCCCGCGGCGCCCGTCACCGGCGTGCACTGGACCGTCCAGCACGTGACCGTCGACGGCAAGAGGTCCGAGGCCCCGACCGGGGCCCATGTGGAGTTCACGACCGGGGAAGCGGGCAAGGACGGCGCGAAGGGCCGCGCCGAGGGCAACTACGGCTGCAACCACTTCGGGGCCGATGTGACGATCGAGGGCGACACCATCACCGTCGGGCGCGGTCAGATGACGGAGATGGGCTGCCCTCAGGGCGTCGCGGGCTTCGAGGAGGCCCTGCGCACGGCCTTCTCCGGTGAGCTGAAGGCGAAGGTGTCGGGGAGGAACCTGACCCTGGCCGCCGCCGGGGGCGACTCCATCGCGCTGAGCGCGCAGCCCGCCGCCCCGCTCGCGGGCACCAAGTGGACCGTCACCTCTCTGCTCAAGGAGGAGACGACCGCCTCGCTGCCGCCCGGCACCGAGGGCAGGGCCCACTTCGTCATCGGCAAGGACGGCTCGCTGAGCGGCAATCTCGGCTGCAACGACTTCCGCGCCGAGGCTAAGACGTCCGGGTCGACGCTCACCGTCGGCCGGCTGTCCAGCACTCGCAAGATGTGCGCGGGTACCGCCGGGATGCTCGAGAAGGCCGTGACCGAGGCCCTCACGGGCAAGGTGTCGTACGAGCTGGACCACCGCAGTCTGACCCTCACCTCCGCGGACACCGGCAGGGGAGTGGCGGCGACGGCCGGGTGA
- the purF gene encoding amidophosphoribosyltransferase has translation MPRGDGRLNHDLLPGEKGPQDACGVFGVWAPGEEVAKLTYFGLYALQHRGQESAGIAVSNGSQILVFKDMGLVSQVFDETSLGSLQGHIAVGHARYSTTGASVWENAQPTFRATAHGSIALGHNGNLVNTARLAEMVADLPRQDGRATQVAATNDTDLVTALLAGQTDEDGKPLTVEQAAAKVLPDVRGAFSLVFMDEDTLYAARDPQGIRPLVLGRLERGWVVASESAALDICGASFVREIEPGELIAIDENGIRTSRFAEAKPKGCVFEYVYLARPDTDIAGRNVYLSRVEMGRRLAKEAPVEADLVIATPESGTPAAIGYAEASGIPYGSGLVKNAYVGRTFIQPSQTIRQLGIRLKLNPLKEVIKGKRLVVVDDSIVRGNTQRALVRMLREAGAAEVHIRISSPPVKWPCFFGIDFATRAELIANGMTIDEIGTSLGADSLAYISIDGMIEATTIDKPNLCRACFDGEYPMELPDPELLGKQLLETELAGGADAADALRRP, from the coding sequence GTGCCACGTGGTGACGGACGACTCAACCACGACCTGCTCCCCGGCGAGAAGGGCCCCCAGGACGCTTGCGGCGTCTTCGGTGTCTGGGCTCCGGGTGAAGAGGTCGCCAAGCTCACGTACTTCGGGCTCTACGCCCTCCAACACCGGGGCCAGGAATCCGCGGGCATCGCGGTCAGCAACGGCTCCCAGATCCTCGTCTTCAAGGACATGGGCCTCGTGTCCCAGGTCTTCGACGAGACCTCACTCGGTTCCCTCCAGGGTCATATCGCGGTCGGTCACGCCCGCTACTCGACCACGGGTGCCTCCGTGTGGGAGAACGCGCAGCCGACCTTCCGGGCGACCGCCCACGGCTCCATCGCGCTCGGCCACAACGGCAACCTGGTGAACACGGCCCGGCTCGCCGAGATGGTCGCCGACCTGCCCCGCCAGGACGGCCGCGCCACCCAGGTCGCCGCCACCAACGACACCGACCTCGTGACCGCGCTGCTCGCCGGGCAGACCGACGAAGACGGCAAGCCCCTCACCGTCGAGCAGGCGGCCGCCAAGGTCCTCCCCGACGTCCGCGGCGCCTTCTCCCTCGTCTTCATGGACGAGGACACGCTGTACGCCGCGCGCGACCCGCAGGGCATCCGCCCGTTGGTCCTCGGTCGGCTCGAGCGCGGCTGGGTGGTCGCCTCCGAGTCCGCCGCCCTGGACATCTGCGGCGCGAGCTTCGTCCGCGAGATCGAGCCGGGCGAGCTCATCGCGATCGACGAGAACGGCATCCGCACCTCCCGCTTCGCAGAAGCGAAGCCCAAGGGCTGTGTCTTCGAGTACGTCTACCTCGCCCGCCCCGACACCGACATCGCCGGCCGCAACGTCTACCTCTCCCGCGTGGAGATGGGCCGCCGCCTGGCGAAGGAGGCGCCCGTCGAGGCCGATCTCGTCATAGCGACCCCGGAGTCCGGCACCCCCGCCGCCATCGGCTACGCGGAGGCATCGGGCATCCCCTACGGCTCGGGCCTGGTCAAGAACGCCTACGTGGGCCGGACCTTCATCCAGCCCTCCCAGACGATCCGGCAGCTGGGCATCCGCCTCAAGCTGAACCCGCTCAAGGAAGTCATCAAGGGCAAGCGGCTCGTGGTGGTCGACGACTCGATCGTCCGCGGCAACACCCAGCGCGCCCTGGTGAGGATGCTCCGCGAGGCCGGCGCCGCCGAGGTGCACATCCGGATCTCGTCCCCGCCCGTCAAGTGGCCGTGCTTCTTCGGCATCGATTTCGCGACCCGTGCCGAGCTGATCGCCAACGGCATGACGATCGACGAGATCGGCACCTCGCTGGGCGCCGACTCGCTCGCGTACATCTCCATCGACGGCATGATCGAGGCCACGACCATCGACAAGCCGAACCTGTGCCGCGCCTGCTTCGACGGCGAGTACCCGATGGAACTGCCCGACCCCGAGCTGCTCGGCAAGCAGCTTCTGGAGACCGAGCTTGCGGGCGGCGCGGACGCCGCCGACGCGCTCCGTCGTCCGTGA
- the purM gene encoding phosphoribosylformylglycinamidine cyclo-ligase: MSETGASYAAAGVDIEAGDRAVELMKEWVRKTRRPEVLGGIGGFAGLFDASALKRYERPLLASATDGVGTKVDLARQMGVYDSIGHDLVAMVMDDIVVCGAEPLFMTDYICVGKVHPERVAAIVKGIAEGCVLAGCALVGGETAEHPGLLGPDDFDVAGAGTGVVEADRLLGADRIRTGDAVIAMASSGLHSNGYSLVRHVVFDRAGWTLDREIPEFGRTLGEELLEPTRIYSLDCLALTRTTEVHAFSHITGGGLAANLARVLPDGLHAVVDRSTWTPGAVFDLVGGAGRVERAELEKTLNMGVGMMAVVPQESVDAALTTLADRGVDAWVAGEVTERGEHTTGAGMVGDYAS, translated from the coding sequence ATGTCTGAGACAGGTGCTTCCTACGCTGCCGCGGGCGTCGACATCGAGGCGGGCGACCGCGCCGTCGAGCTGATGAAGGAGTGGGTGAGGAAGACCCGCCGCCCCGAGGTCCTCGGCGGCATCGGCGGCTTCGCCGGCCTCTTCGACGCCTCCGCCCTCAAGCGCTACGAGCGCCCGCTGCTCGCCTCCGCCACCGACGGCGTCGGCACCAAGGTCGACCTCGCGCGCCAGATGGGCGTGTACGACTCGATCGGCCACGACCTCGTCGCGATGGTCATGGACGACATCGTCGTGTGCGGCGCCGAGCCGCTCTTCATGACCGACTACATCTGCGTCGGCAAGGTCCACCCGGAGCGCGTGGCCGCCATCGTCAAGGGCATCGCCGAGGGCTGTGTCCTCGCCGGCTGCGCCCTGGTCGGCGGCGAGACCGCCGAACACCCGGGTCTGCTGGGGCCGGACGACTTCGACGTCGCCGGCGCCGGTACGGGCGTCGTGGAGGCCGACCGGCTGCTGGGCGCCGATCGCATCCGTACGGGGGATGCGGTGATCGCGATGGCGTCATCGGGCCTTCACTCGAACGGGTACTCGCTCGTGCGGCACGTGGTCTTCGACCGGGCGGGCTGGACGCTCGACCGGGAGATCCCGGAGTTCGGCCGCACCCTCGGCGAGGAACTGCTCGAGCCCACCAGGATCTACTCGCTGGACTGCCTGGCTCTGACCCGGACCACCGAGGTGCACGCCTTCAGCCACATCACCGGCGGCGGGCTCGCCGCCAACCTGGCGCGCGTGCTGCCGGACGGCCTGCACGCGGTCGTCGACCGGTCGACGTGGACGCCGGGCGCGGTCTTCGACCTCGTCGGCGGCGCCGGCCGGGTGGAGCGCGCGGAGCTGGAGAAGACCCTCAACATGGGCGTGGGGATGATGGCGGTCGTTCCGCAGGAGTCGGTCGACGCCGCCCTGACGACCCTCGCCGACCGCGGTGTCGACGCGTGGGTCGCCGGTGAGGTCACCGAGCGCGGGGAGCACACCACCGGCGCCGGGATGGTCGGCGACTACGCGAGCTGA
- a CDS encoding DUF3073 domain-containing protein: MGRGRAKAKQTKVARQLKYNSGGTDLSRLASELGASTSSQPPNAEPFEDDEDDDPYARYADMYNDDEDEDEESGPSSQRRGA; encoded by the coding sequence ATGGGGCGCGGCCGGGCCAAGGCCAAGCAGACGAAGGTCGCCCGCCAGCTGAAGTACAACAGCGGTGGGACGGATCTCTCACGTCTGGCCAGCGAGCTGGGCGCATCGACTTCGAGTCAACCGCCGAACGCGGAGCCGTTCGAGGACGACGAGGACGACGACCCGTACGCCCGCTACGCGGATATGTACAACGACGACGAGGACGAGGACGAGGAGTCCGGTCCGTCGTCACAGCGTCGCGGTGCTTGA
- a CDS encoding Leu/Phe/Val dehydrogenase, producing MTDVTDGVLHTLFHSDQGGHEQVVLCQDRASGLKAVIAIHSTALGPALGGTRFYPYASEEAAVADALNLSRGMSYKNAMAGLDHGGGKAVIIGDPERIKTEELLLAYGRFVASLGGRYVTACDVGTYVADMDVVARECRWTTGRSPENGGAGDSSVLTAYGVFQGMRASAQAEWGDPTLRGRKVGVAGVGKVGHYLVEHLLEDGAEVVVTDVREESVRRITDKFPQVRVARDTDELIRAESMGGLDIYAPCALGGALNDETVPVLTARIVCGAANNQLAHPGVEKDLADRRILYAPDYVVNAGGVIQVADELHGFDFDRCKAKASKIFDTTLAIFARANEDGIPPAAAADRIAEQRMAEARRR from the coding sequence GTGACCGATGTGACCGACGGCGTCCTGCACACCCTGTTCCACTCGGACCAGGGCGGACATGAGCAAGTCGTGCTCTGCCAGGACCGCGCCAGTGGTTTGAAGGCCGTCATCGCCATCCACTCCACCGCCCTGGGCCCTGCCCTCGGCGGCACCCGCTTCTACCCGTACGCCTCCGAGGAAGCCGCCGTCGCCGACGCGCTGAACCTCTCCCGGGGGATGTCGTACAAGAACGCCATGGCCGGCCTCGACCACGGCGGCGGCAAGGCCGTGATCATCGGAGACCCGGAGCGGATCAAGACCGAGGAGCTGCTGCTGGCCTACGGCCGGTTCGTCGCGTCCCTCGGCGGCCGTTACGTCACGGCCTGCGACGTCGGCACCTACGTGGCCGACATGGACGTGGTGGCCCGCGAGTGCCGCTGGACCACGGGCCGCTCCCCCGAGAACGGCGGCGCCGGCGACTCGTCCGTCCTCACCGCCTACGGCGTCTTCCAGGGCATGCGCGCCTCCGCGCAAGCAGAGTGGGGCGACCCCACGCTGCGCGGCCGCAAGGTGGGCGTGGCCGGCGTCGGCAAGGTCGGCCACTACCTGGTCGAGCACCTGCTGGAGGACGGGGCCGAGGTCGTCGTCACCGATGTTCGCGAGGAGTCGGTGCGCCGGATCACGGACAAGTTCCCGCAGGTGCGGGTGGCCCGGGACACGGACGAGCTGATCCGTGCGGAGTCCATGGGGGGCCTCGACATCTACGCCCCCTGCGCCCTCGGGGGCGCGCTGAACGACGAGACGGTTCCCGTGCTGACCGCCCGGATCGTGTGCGGCGCCGCCAACAACCAGCTCGCGCACCCCGGCGTCGAGAAGGACCTCGCCGACCGCCGCATCCTCTACGCACCCGACTACGTCGTGAACGCGGGCGGGGTCATCCAGGTCGCCGACGAGCTGCACGGCTTCGACTTCGACCGGTGCAAGGCGAAGGCGTCGAAGATCTTCGACACCACGCTGGCGATATTCGCACGTGCGAATGAGGACGGCATTCCGCCGGCCGCGGCCGCGGACCGCATCGCGGAGCAGCGGATGGCGGAGGCGCGTCGCCGATAG